A stretch of DNA from Dioscorea cayenensis subsp. rotundata cultivar TDr96_F1 chromosome 4, TDr96_F1_v2_PseudoChromosome.rev07_lg8_w22 25.fasta, whole genome shotgun sequence:
tacatatatcccataaaataatataattacataacaatttacatgattttatttttacccACATTTTTATTAACTCAATCTTAACAGTGGTGAATAGAAATATACACTCACATACATTATTTAtacgagtatatatatatagtaattttcaatttttttcaaaattgaaaaatgagaaaaataatggatAGGATCTATACATAATTTCTGAAATTTGTGTATTTCTGGGGTTGTGCATGAATATTAATTAGCATGAAGTCATTCAAATgacaaaaatacccttatttCCTCACATGGAGACGAGGAGTATTTGGTCATTTACTAAAGCCCTAGAAATGAACCcgctaaaaccctaaaccctcgGAAGCGTTGGCCGCCCGCGGGTGTTTTTGTTGTTagggttgctccctccatcgtCGGCGGGAAGATGCGTCCTCCCAGAGGCGGCGGAGGGTTCAGGGGCCGTGATGGCGGGCGCTTTGGCGGCGGGAGAGGCGGGCGCTTCGGTGGCCGTGGTGGCGGTGGCTTTCGCGATGAAGGCCCTCCGGCTGAAGTCGTAGGTTCGTTTCATTGAAGGGTCTTTTGAAATCTCTAATCTTTTTTGGATTCCATACTAATCTGTCAATTTTCCAGAGATCTCGTCGTTTCTTCATGCTTGTGAGGGAGATGCTGTGACGAAGCTCACCAATGAGAAAGTGCCTTACTTTAATGCTCCGATTTATCTTCAGAACAAGACGCAGATCGGGAAAGTGGATGAGATCTTCGGCCCCATCAATGAATCAGTGagcttttgaaaaaatttctcttttttcttggtTTCATTTGTCTAGGTCTATGTTGCTTACTGGATGCTTTGTGTTTTGAAGTTTGTTGATCCTTGTTGCCACTTTTTTCAGTATTTCTCTATTAAGATGATGGAAGGGATAATAGCAACTTCTTATTCCAAGGGAGACAAGTTCTACATTGATCCTGCAAAGCTGTTGCCATTGTCAAGATTTCTCCCACAGCCAAagtaagttttgtttttttaatctttttattttgtggtgattcttgaaattttgaaattttccccTACTTGAATTGCTGTTTATAACTACTGTAATCTGCAATCTGTGATGTATtattaggggaaaaaaatttcattcataAGGCATAGGTTTGGGAAGTTGAAGTACAGAATACTTGTAATCGTAAAATTACTCTCTAATCTAACCTGAAATAGGTTGTCTCTTGATTGTGTATATACTGCTGATTGAGTAATGTTTTTCTCATGGTGCCAGCTctaaaaacacatttttttgaATGGTTAATAGCTCTAACAGTAGTTATTGTGATCAGTACAATTGAAACCATAATAGAACTAGTTTAGCTATTTCACTAAATGGTTTGAACTTTTAGAAATTGGGCATTGGGCATCCCAGTTTCATGATCCATGTATCAAGAAACAAGTACTTTGAATAAATTATGGAGAAAACTCTCTATTGGCGTCAAATTTGATTGTTCTAGTTTTCCTGTTGGTTTGCCAACCAAGGCCCTGGTGACACTATTATTTCTGGATCAAGAATCAAAGACTTATGCTTGTTAACTTTTTGTCAAAGAGTATAATGGTGTTACGCTATGGTTTTCATATATTGCTTGATTTATTTGCTCAAAGAGATGCTGAATGGCAGCATGCAACCCGAATTTTAGTTTGCTCCTTTGTTTCATGCCCGGATATCATACTATGCACTTTTGAAAGGTGTTTCCAAGTCATTATACAATCATCTTCTTAGCTATTATCATGCTAGACTATACTCTGATTTTTCCCTCCACTCCTAATATAGTGCCTTGCCTGCTTTGCTGGCAAAACAAGATAACAATGGGGCTTCCCTTTTGACCATACCATCTTGTTCTATTCAAGACCAGATTCgttgtttttaaatttggttACCAAAttgatttgagatttttttatttcaattgtaTAGTGTTACTGAATTCTCTAGTTATCAGATATTGAGTTTGGTGTTTGGAAACCATATCTGATTGTCCCTCTATTGAGTGCTCAgcctctttatttttattcttccgGGATCCCGCTATTTTTACCATTTGAGTGAAAACGTAAGTCCTCTTAGGGATCTCTAGGGACAACTTATATGAGAGGAAGGGACCCGACATTtcaccaaataagaaaaatagagtGATCCCTGaaggacaaaaaaataataggggACTAAAAGGGCACTTTCACTATAATGAGGGACCAATTTGATAATTAAACCGACTGGTATTTCAATATAGCGTCTGTTGCCAGAGGAGATTAATCTAATTATGCAATCCATGTTGCAGGGGACAAGCTGTTTCAAGAGGTGGAGGCCGTGGTGGTGGAAGGGGTGGAGGCCGGGGTGGGGGTAGAGGTGGAGGTTTTCGTGGCAGAGGTGGCCCAAGGGGTGGCAGAGGGGGTCCTCCGAGGGGTGGTTTCCGTGGAGGTGGTGGCTTTAGGGGTCGAGGGAGGTCATAGACCAGCAACATGTTACAAAGACAACCGCATTTCAGCCACACCCATGTTTCTTGTTGCATTTTTACCAAGCATTGCTGTATTATCCTGGAAAGAACTGCTTGAACCTCAAGCACTATCTTACTTGAAAATGTTTAAGCGTATGAAACTTGTTGAcagtttttgggtttttaatttaattagagtTCATCCTTTCTTTGATTCAAAATGGATCAATTCTACTGAAAAGTATGGTTCAGTAACTGGAGAATACAGAGAGCACAAAGGTTCAAATCTAGTGAGATGCATGTCTAAAGGAAGCtctaaagataataaaataaaaggcagAAACTATGATATTGCTTTGGCCAGATATGGATTAgttcaattttgaaatttgagatttatttttttaaatttttgtatagaGCCACACATGTCTGATGAACAACTTAAAATGGTACAATTCAAAAGCTTAAATTATTGTTGATAATTACTTGTgtaaattctataaaaaaagtAGATAATTGCAAAAATATACATTGTTATAGTGTCCTAATATACTTCAAGAGCTCtaatatttacttaaaaataatataaaactatattattttttattcttgtctATCCTTCCTCCggtagagattaaaaaaaagtttgaggTATGTTGGTtattttacccaaaaaaaatttagagatatataaataaataacaatgatTTCATTTTACCaaaacttttataaataaattatggtcatgttttttttatgggaaaattactgttcacccctcgtaattttcaaaacttcccaaaaaccccctcctacttttttaCACACCCCCGGATTTCCCTTCCGTAGTGctttaacttccctttaccccctaccgctcacttcaaatgggtcccatgttgtgaaatcccatttttggccccgaaaacgtgggaaaggaaagcgccaaatcacatcatgctcAACCTTTTGCATGGTCGCTTGGTTTTCGATAGTATCAATgccaaggagttgcattacatcttgttgttctcctcattatcatacccgaaatatataaatcgctTTCTAAcgtaaaatgaaattgatttccatcggatcgTCAAAacgcacttcatcttcaaacgagatcgtagtcgatttttatcGTCGAGGCGCAGTATGCGCCATTGTCGCCTTCTCGCTTATGGTTGTAGAAGTTAGATTACTACGCAGAAGAATGCAGAATTACGACTGAGTTCATTTCGCTGTAAAAGTTCTTCctcgcttatggttatctatttgctattatccgcttaaatatttttactaatatgtttaataatcgTCATATCCGCTTAATACTTTCCActccgcttaacattatctttacatgtataactattcatattaacgctaAACGCTCAAAGTCTCGcagaaacggtgatctttttcgcttgatccgaattgtCGGGCAGCGGCACGTGGCAGTGGCAGATGAGATCCCGCagataagaattaatgacggcattaatttctacgcacggtaacataaatttcCAACACCCGCTCGCTCTCATCACCAATGTCGGCCAATCGTGCGCTTAACTTTTTTctggatatgaagagtcaccgctatggacttcacaccataaataactgtgaagaaccctccccacggACAACCACCCTCGCCGtccctcatcatcatcctcctcctcctcctcctcctcttcctccacttcccacggacaaccactctatctcgaaaggatgtttcgtgagccttcttccttatcttgagaatcaattagccgtaatcaccgaaccagttaaactatttttttctcgCTTGTCGAAAATCctctcataatcgcctcgaacgcagaggattctccaaatGCGGACgacgggaaagcaattaagagagcatttcgacttgggtaagaaaagaaagtttttcactgTATCATGGTGATCATgcgaggattctctagaggagggagatcgtgaaacatcctttaagacgggtcGACATTTACCACTCGAGACTCTCTCGCTACCGCTTAAGAAAATGACGCCAGCTGACAACTATTACATTccgtgtttaactatcgtgatcttcgcttaagtcccgaccacgacacatcgattaatagtcgcttttcatgaatgtgtgttgtttaacctttttaatgtagTACGCTTTtgcgtgttcaagttgatgcgctttGTTATGCAAACcaccgtgagcattcgaatgcaTGCACACTTGTTTCAagtatacgagggtcgagtcgcgagtgtccaaagtccgagctgACGCTGTAAATGtcgtaaatgttgtaaatctttgtaaatgttgtaaatgttgtaaatcttttataaataaaacgaaacaatcaGATTTTGACtcgtgaacttcgaaatttaaacagagacctagtaaaaacaatgtgggaaacaaaaaaacgctattgaaaaacaatagaaaaagttaaacaatactcaagttactctttaaacaacgacaacggtgtttaagaaaaatacgtaaagatgtttaaacaaatgacccGTGAGGTACCCTATCTAGCAACGCTGATGTCAGTGAAagtattcaatttaaaacaataacatattatttacatgatatagacttttagttaaacagctaaccgttattttaaacactatatgtatccgctttaaacataaaaagcttgacgctttacacgtagactcatgttgagttgagaactttcattcgaacgatgacaatatgtcttcctcgcgacaatgacatatatttccctttttgcccttgggatggagggaaaaataccgcccaatcacatcacgcctagtctaacctctatgcatacaactctgcactttttttgtttgccttttccGACCGCtgctttgttctttacatcttctacttcttcttcttcgtcttctttttgttcttcatttcatttggtttgtacgatttggttttcgaccgatatattatggagagtttttgtggtattgctagattcaacggggagggaagagtgctaatgttcacggctcagacttcttgggaattggtgttagctgagatatgtgagcgatggggtctcgaagtttctcttgtcagggttaagttcatcacaccagatggatataaaacggtttgcccaatagaaaacgatgttgacttccagcggatgtgtcacgtccactccatcttcaaatgtgctgtagttgatcttgtcgtcgagacagaaaatgtgccattgccgaatcctaatgaaaacgaggtttactcgttgtaagttccttttcttttaattattccagttgtctggggtcattattgtttaaatatgtccgtcactggttaacatattgtactagtcctttacgttattagttaattgtttaagtatttaatttaacgtttaactattgtcattatcgcttaaacattatattctccgcttaacatattgatcttttcatttgactgaagtgttggcaggaattcagattctgcgagtgctcccattcatccccatggtgaccctgacggtgtgggatgtcttccttcctcgtcagatcattctgaagtgttgtcgttggatattggacaacgttttgacggtgtcgaacatttcagggatgtacttcgaaatcatgcaatcaaaaggaattttgacttcaaattcataaagaacgaaaaacatcgggtgactgtggaatgcgctgccgatggttgtcgttggcgccttcatgcatcaaaagagtataacaaaaatactttcagaatcaagacaatcaacccgtcacacacttgcggtggtggcataggttcggcgtcacatccgaaagcgtccaaaaaatgggttagcgcacgagtgattcagaagctcaaggaccgtcccttgtacaaggccatcgacattcagaaggacatgttgcgggaacatggtgtccacataccatacaagcaggcttggttgggaaaagagcatgcccgggtggtcctcgacggcagtgacatctccagctatgactgtttgctttggtatgtggataaggtggtcgagacaaatcccgCAGCTgctgcgatcgtggagagagacggtgatcgttttaaacgtgcattcttttctttcagcgcgtgtattgtgggattcaagagggcttgcaggccgttgctgtttctcgatggtacccacctccttggaaaaatatcgggtacaCTCACCGAGTGCCacaggaaagatggtaacaatggtttttttccacgccgccttcggtatagtcgacaacgagaccgatgccaattggacttggttcatatctaagttagggcgatgccttatacgagggtggagattatcatgagataattaccttcgtgctcggacagtccaagggccttgtgagcgcaattgcgagagtcttcccttcttcgccatacgcgcatcgccttcgacattttggaggccaattttatgaaaagccaatgtcgacttgggaaggcattgagggaggagtgccggtctatatgcttccgcattgcgtgggcatccacggctaaagatttcgatgataccgtgaatgaactcgcagccatatcacccaagctcatcaccgggttgattaataaatcggatatggcacattggtcgaattatctcgctcggaggtgatcgctggggtgagatgtattcgaacgtcgcggagtcgctcaatgcttgatcaaggaagctcgccatttaccggtgactgaaaaatggtcgactccataaggtctcgcgaatgttgatttacacttaacatttagtattacccttttaaacattctcaatctttgtttaattacacttttctcgacttttaaatattaatcatttcgtttatttaattacaataatgtttaaacatgttgacgtaattatttaaccatcaccgccttttgtttaaccttatttgccgtgttcaagttgatgcgcatgttatgtaaccggcgtgagcaagcgaccaaatgggagacccaCTTACGCCCGCATATACATCtcgggttagagatcattgttgaggacaaaccgaaatcttcgtgttggtcgtctgTGTCGACGATCGCTACGAGCGATCGACCAACGCAAAGAACTCCGcggatctcgccatcgtaacttgttcatgtcgaaaggtggcaagtttatggtatcccttgcaaaacaTGCTCATGCGCAGAATAatgcgcatgcacaccaacgtacatcgatttattagcgggtacttcaccgccgaTAATTACAAACcggcgtacaaggaagctatattccccatacccgacgatgacagccttcggacggaaatcgtgagctttcgCTTCATGCACCGCAGCGATTAGAAGGCActcgggcggcctagacgaaagaggatcgagtcgcaagcgcttgatgtccgcgaagttacattgCAGCTGCCGCCAAGGATCCCGGTCACAATCGATttatcttgcaatgaaactgccGCCGACtcaggcattgttaataaaccgacggACATGTACTAGTGGAAACATCGTGTAAACTTTtatacaacgaattgaatgtatttacacggagacattgttatttttaaacggatacactcgtaatttgaaatatttcaaccgatgtttaaacgatatatggtatatttaaacaatgaaacggaaatgtacacaactacaacgtaaattaaacaatgaaatgaaaccgaatgaaatttaacctcgcctttacaattgaaaacaaaacaaaatttacattgagatatacaagtcatgttcttcaaaaacaaaaacaatgaattgaattgtgtattgatgggcaactttccatatttagttaaacaataagtgcatttcatttaaacagagaaagtgttatttttaaacgggtacaccgtaatttgaaatatttaaaaaccgatgtttaaacgatatatactatatttaaacaatgaaagtgaaatgtacacaatcacaacgtaaattaaacaatgaaataaaaaccgaatggaatttaacccgcttttacaattcaaaacaaacaaaaatttacattaagatatacaagtcatgttcttcgaacacgaaaaacaatgaattgaatttgtccagatttacatttgaaaaacaaaatcgacaaatgacatacaagacatgttattcaaaaaatgaaatttaacccgCCTGTGAcgacccctttgtcatggacgccacGCCTctcctccttaagtatgcggtaacataccgtaatccgaggtaaggaacgcctcGTTCACGGTAGTCAGAACTTCTCACCCCCACGCATTGCTCGAtaaaaccgcatgacgtagacgccgcaatcgacgcttccttgtttttgg
This window harbors:
- the LOC120259193 gene encoding putative H/ACA ribonucleoprotein complex subunit 1-like protein 1, giving the protein MRPPRGGGGFRGRDGGRFGGGRGGRFGGRGGGGFRDEGPPAEVVEISSFLHACEGDAVTKLTNEKVPYFNAPIYLQNKTQIGKVDEIFGPINESYFSIKMMEGIIATSYSKGDKFYIDPAKLLPLSRFLPQPKGQAVSRGGGRGGGRGGGRGGGRGGGFRGRGGPRGGRGGPPRGGFRGGGGFRGRGRS